From a region of the Panthera uncia isolate 11264 chromosome B1, Puncia_PCG_1.0, whole genome shotgun sequence genome:
- the CLDN23 gene encoding claudin-23: MRTPVVMTLGMVLAPCGLLLNLTATLAPGWRLVKGFLNQPVDLELYQGLWDICREQTSQERQCGQPDVWGYFEAEVVLVARGLMVTSLAATALGLLLASLGVRCWQERPRFALAGLSGVVLFAAGLLSLIPVSWYNHFLEDRAVLPADASPVTVHVSYSLVLGYLGSCLLLLGGFSLALSFAPWCEERCRGCRKAPPGSPRRSSISTVHVDWLEPALAPAIKYYSDGQHLPRPADLGAARKPRVGFPMPRPRPSAYSNPVDVLRGERADTPDASLPSTGCCQGSLPCDSDL, encoded by the coding sequence ATGCGGACGCCGGTGGTGATGACGCTGGGCATGGTGCTCGCGCCCTGCGGACTACTGCTCAACCTGACGGCCACGCTGGCGCCCGGCTGGAGGCTGGTGAAGGGCTTCCTCAACCAGCCCGTGGACTTGGAGCTGTACCAGGGCCTGTGGGACATATGCCGCGAGCAGACCAGCCAAGAGCGCCAGTGCGGCCAGCCCGACGTGTGGGGCTACTTCGAGGCCGAGGTCGTGCTCGTGGCGCGGGGACTCATGGTCACGTCGCTGGCCGCCACGGCCCTGGGGCTGCTGCTGGCGTCGCTCGGCGTGCGCTGCTGGCAGGAGCGGCCGCGCTTCGCGCTGGCCGGCCTCTCGGGCGTGGTGCTCTTCGCCGCCGGCCTCCTCAGCCTCATCCCGGTCTCCTGGTACAACCACTTCTTGGAGGACCGCGCCGTCCTGCCCGCCGACGCCAGCCCGGTCACGGTGCACGTCAGCTACAGCCTGGTGCTGGGCTACCTGGGCAGCTGCCTGCTGCTGCTGGGCGGCTTCTCGCTGGCGCTCAGCTTCGCGCCCTGGTGCGAGGAGCGCTGCCGCGGCTGCCGCAAGGCGCCCCCTGGCAGCCCGCGCCGCAGCAGCATCAGCACCGTGCACGTCGACTGGCTCGAGCCCGCGCTCGCGCCCGCCATCAAGTACTACAGCGACGGCCAGCACCTGCCGCGGCCCGCCGACCTCGGCGCCGCCCGCAAGCCCAGGGTCGGCTTCCCCATGCCGCGGCCTCGGCCCAGCGCCTACAGCAACCCGGTGGACGTGCTCCGCGGGGAGAGGGCCGACACCCCCGATGCCTCCTTGCCCAGCACCGGGTGCTGCCAAGGCTCGCTGCCCTGCGACTCCGACCTGTAG